In the Pedobacter cryoconitis genome, AATTAGATCTTGTGTTTCCTCCGTATCGCAGGTTCCAGTATTTTTAAGAAAGAAACCTGTGCGCATTCCCTCGGGGTCCTCAGGATGTACACTCATTTGCCAGGGCAAGGAAATACCATTTAAATAATATTGTATAACTCCTGCTGGTTCGCAACTCATCAGCATGCACATAAGTTGAAAATCTTTAGGAAGCCGAATTTTTATAGTTGTTTTCATTTTTCGCCCTTTGGATATATACTGGCATGCCAGTCTAAGATTATCTTTTTATAAGAGTTTGAATTTGCACCAATACCATTAGCGATTAATTTCACGACTTTCTTCACTGGCTCAACATGCAATTTAGCTTTATCAGCTACCCGCATACCGTCAGTATTTAAAATGGTATTATGGTATTTTTTAAAGATTTGGGTAGCCTGAGAGTTGGGAGACTCATTATGACTAGTAATAAAGTTATAGAGGGTGACATGCTTTATAAAAGCATCTATTGTATGCGCTAACTCAATGTTGAATAGTTCGCTGACCGTTCGAAAATCTTCCGGCAGATTGAGTTCTATGGTAGTTTTCATAGAGTAAAATTTTAGTTTTTTTGATAATGGTTAGTTACCATCAAAATTCAGTAGCTATTTGTGAATTATAAAATCTTTAGGTAACTAAAGAAATCCAAGAAAATGTATGCTTATAATGTTGTAAATCACATATTTCACCATCTTTTGGATGAAAAAATCAGTTGATACATAAAATATTCCCTTTACATGCATTTTTTATACAGGAATATTCTGCCGATTTTGTATTTAAATTGAAGATTTAAACCCTAAATTTGTTTTATGCCCACGATAAAAAAGGAAATTAAAGTACATCATGGACGCAACATCAAGCGTTTCAGAGACATATTAGATATTAAGCAGGAAACAATTGCTCATGAGCTTGGTGACAACTGGAACCAGGGTATGGTGTCCAGATTGGAAAAAAAGGAGACAATTGATAGACCAACAATTGAAAGAATAGCAGCTATTATGAAAATAGAGCCTGATGCAATTGAACGATTCACTGAGGATAATGTCATTCACAACATCAATTCTTTTTATGACAACAGTACTTTTAATTTTCAATGCACCTTTAATCCGGTTGATAAGTTTTTAATTGCATTGGAAGATAATAAGTCACTTTATGAGCGACTTGTGTCAAGTGAACAGGAAAAAGTGAAGATTATGGAAAAATCAAACGTTATGATTCAGGAGCTTATTAAAAACTTAAGTAAATAATTTCCCCAAAAAAATAGGGAAATATAACCTTCAGTAAAATTTACCACGTATAAAATCGTGGTTTAGATATTATATCTCTATGTTTGTTAAGAGAGCGTTAATTTGACGGGGGATTGTATTTTTATATGACCTCCGTCTATTTCCATACTTTTATAGTTAGTAAATTTTTGCCAAACAAAAATATCACAGAGCACTTATTTGTGTTTGCTTTTTTTGGCTTGCTCAAACGCTTCATCGATCATCTGGGCAATAGAGGCTTTAATACGCTCCATACCTTCATTTGAATTAAGATCAATTTCGCAAAACTGTTCTTGTTTGCTTTTTCTATATAGCATAAGTAAGTATATTCCTGCTACAAGTAAAGCCGTTCTGGCACGAATGTCAATATCTGTGTTTTGAAAATCGCTGTCTGTTAATTTAAGAAAAATACTGCCGATCCTCTCTCTTTTTGCATTTATATCTGAGAGCAATGGATTATCCTCACTGAGATGCCACATTAAAATATTTTGCTGCTCTTTATTTATTGAAAAATTCTCTAATTGTCCCAACAATAACGTTTTCATAAGTTCATTCGCATCACCGTTGGTATATTGTTTAACCAATTTTTCTGCTTGATCTTCATAAGCCAGGTAATAATCTTTTCCCTTAATGTAGGTTTCGATAAGTTTATCCACTGTTCCAAAACAATCGTATAGTGTCTTCCTATCGACATTGGCTTTTTCAACAATTTTAGCGATCCTAAGTCCTGTATAACCCTTTTCCTTAATAATTTCGCCTACAGCGGTTAATAATTTGAGTTTTGTACGTTCTTTGTCCCTAATTGGTCCTGCATATTTCCTACTTGGTTTGTCCATTTTTCGACTAATTCCCCTATTAAATTTGCGAATTTTACATGAAATATCCAATTGAATTAATGCAGTTTAAAAAAGAACAGGGAAGTTGATGCTGAACTACTTCTTTTTAAACACGTGAGTAGGTATTAAATTACTCAGTAAATGTGGTATAGCCCGTGTTTTGTATCTTTACTTGATATAAAGTATATTTGATTAATAAGTTGTTTCACTGGCAATTAATTAACGTTTTATTATTTATGAAGATATCTCAATCTATGGGTAGGTTAATTGACAGGTGGCCCGGTAAAATCTCTGGTCTCACATTGCTATGTATGTTTTTCATTAGTAATGTACAAGCACAACTTCCAATAAAGATAGTTGATGGAAAGTTAATTAGGGATGATGGAACTTTTGGAAAATTCCAAACCCAAAAGTATACACCTTTGGTCGACAGTTTAAATAAAAGCTTAAAGTTAAATCCAAAAGACACTACAAGTCTTTTTATACGTTCAACCCTTTACTTGTTTTCCAATGATGTGCAGTCAAAACCGAATCAGCGTGAAAAAGGTACTTTGGAAAATCTTATTCTAGCAAAGGACATGGTTGAAAATGCCGTTTCCTATGGTATGCAGGATATTCGTTTAAAAATTTTGCGAGCTCAGATCTACAGAGAGCTGGTATATAGGTTTACTGGTGACGAATCCTGGATGTTTGACAGTAAACAAACCGCAGTTCGCAGAAAGCAATTTAATAGGTATAAGGAGTTAGTAAATAAATACTATCAAGAGCTGGCTCTTTCTGATTCTAGTCGCGCTTACGATTATAATAAGTTGAAAGTAACATACGTATATCCTTTGTAGATTAGGTTTTTTAAATAAGAAGCCCCAATCTATTTATAAATAAATTAGGGCTTTCAAAATTAAATTGATTTATAGGTATTTGTAAAACTGGGTATGAAAGGCAACAATTAAGCCTATAATAGCCAATATTTACGGCTATTTTTTTCCAATTCGATAAAGGAATAGCATCCAAACACCGAACGCAACCAAGAACGCTGGTAAGGGGTTTTCCATGGTTGTACCAGCCAAAAAAGCTCCGGTTCCAATTATGCAGGTCAGGAAGAACAAAATTAGGTTTTTCATGATGTTCAAATTTAAGATGTTAAATTAATTAAATGCCCGTGCATGGTTTATCAAAAAACCACACAGATGTTTTGTTATGCCGCTTCTTTTAGTAATCTTTCTTTCTTCTTTTTCGCGGCTTGCTTCATATCCAACCGCCTTAATAAGGTTACTACCTTAATTTGTACATCGTCTACGATATTCCAATCTTTTTCGATATAGATATCGGTTGTACTATGCTCGCTGTCTACATGGTTTAATGCCTGAGCTACATCGTCTCTGCTCATCCTACAGGAATTACGGGCTATAGTAGCAAAACTATGTCTTGCCCAATAGAGCGTAAGTTTTTCTATTTCCGTTATCTTTCTTAGCTGTTTCATTCCCATTCCCAGTGCTTTATTGAGGCCATTAGAGTCCACATATCGGGTAGAAAGCTTTTCTATATATTTTTCCAACAATGGTCTGGCTTCATCAATAATTTTGATACTGATAAAGGCATCATCCTTTCTCTGATCCTCGGTTTTTGATCGGTTATAATCTATTCTTCCGTTTCTAATATTTCTTTTTGTTATATGATAAAAATCTACTGCATTCATCCCGCATAGATAAAACGAAAGCATGTAGAGTTCCTTTGCCATTTCTGCCCGGCTTCCTGGCTTTGTTTCACAATCACGGATAGTTCTTATTTGATCCAAAGTATTGTTTCTCTTTTTTGTTAGGGGAGTAGAACCAATTTTATACTTTTTAAAGGGATAATGCTTTATACGATAGATACCGAGGTCTTCATTATTGTACATATTTCGAGCAGCATTAAAAAGAGTTCGTAAATCACGCATATGGTTATAAAGACCACTATCTGACAAACCTTTGCTTGTTGTTTCTTTGGTGATATTCTTCTGCCCACTTTGACGAATCATTGTTCGTTCACTTCTCAAATAACGCTCATAGGAAACAAGCATGTTTGAATTGATTTCCGTTATGGATACCGCTTCTCTTTTAAAATAGTCAATTAAGCTATTACGTATTACGCGATGATTGTGAGCAGTACCCTTTTTTCCTTCCTTGTCGCTTTGAGCAATATGTTCCGAACAAAATTTGATAAAATCTACATCAGCATCTTTTTCGCGTAAATATTCGCTTAAAGATTCTACATTGAAGTAGTTGAGCTTTTCACCCAGTTCACTAATAATTCTTCGATAGCCTTTGAGTTGGTCATCGACTAGATCACTTACAAAACTGTCCTTGATTTTTAGTTTTGCTGTTAACTGTTTCTTGACTACATAGTGAACAGTATCGAAATACTTTCTTTGGCTTTTGTGATGGACGCAGATTTTCACATTGTAGGTTCCATCTGTTTTTTTGTGGTGTTCAAACACCTTGGCGCTAACGGTTGCCATAATTCTTTTAGGTTAGCACGCAGAACCGTAACTATTTCGTAACGATTTTACGTGGAGTTAAACAAAAAATTATGTAAAACCTGCTTTCAAGGCGATTCCTGAAGGCATAGTTGCTGGCAGTAACCAGCACTAAAAAAAATAAAAAAACCGTCCTCAAATTTCTTTGTAGAACGGTTTTATAGTGGGCCCAGCTGGGCTCGAACCAGCGACCAAGAGATTATGAGTCTCCTACTCTAACCAACTGAGCTATAGGCCCATACGCATTTTTTAGCTACCTGCGTGAGGCAAATCTAAACAAAATTTTTAAGACCTTAACATCTTTTTTTTCCTCAGAAAATTTTCGAAAATTTTCTAAACTTTTTTCAAAACGTCAAGCTTAAAAAGCTCATTTTCAATTCATTAGCCCGTAGATTATGAGTCTTCTACTCTAACCAGCTGAGCTAATGGCCCGCGTAAAATCTTATTAGATTTTGCGAGTGCAATGTTACATATTTGTATCGAATTTTAAAAATAGTTTGATGAAAAAAATTAAAAATATAATCTTCGATTACGGAAATGTCATCTTTGAAATAGACTTCAGAATCACACAAGAATCTCTTAAACAACTAGGTATACCAAATATAGAAACTTTTTTCGGGCACTCAGGACATCATAATTTATTTAACGAATTAGAGACCGGAGCCATCACTCCTGCTCAATTTAGAGACGGAATCAGAGAAATTGCACAAAATTCTGAACTAACCGACCAGCAAATTGATGCTGCATGGAACAGTTTATTGATCGGTGTACTCCCTGAAACGCACAACGTGCTGCTCGAAGCAAAGAAAAACTACCGGACTTTTCTTTTGAGTAACACCAACCAGATCCATTACGACTATATTATGGATTATCTTCAAAAAGAACATAACGTGCCTAACAATGATCACCTGTTTGAGAAAACCTATTACTCTCAGCTGATGAAATTCCGTAAGCCACATGTAGAAATATTCGAACAAGTCATCAAAGAAAACAATCTTAATCCAGCAGAGACGTTATTTATAGATGATACCCCAGGTCATTTGGAAGGTGCGAAAAAAGCAGGATTACAAACCTTACTCATGACAGAAAAACCAGAAAACCTGGGCACATTCTTAAAAAGTAATGGTATATTAATATAGATGAACAATACGCAGCAAATGCCCGATCATAAATACAAAACATTAAAAGAATTCTACCCGTTTTACCTGCAGGAACATCAAAATACCACAAACAGGATATTACACTTTACAGGAACAGCACTTATTGGCCTCTGCTTTATTACAGCCATGCTTTTCCACAACTTCATTTTCTTCGCACTGATTCCAGTTGTCGGGTATGGATTCGCCTGGACAGGACACTTCTTTTTTGAGAAGAATAAACCCGCCACCTTTAAATATCCATTGTTTAGCCTGGCAAGTGATTTTTTATTATTCGGTGACTTGATGATGGGCAGGCAGCCCTTCAAAGTTAAATAGCTGATATTGATAATACTTATAAATCTTAATAGACAAAATCTATAGCAGTATAGAAATTAGGTGTTGGGATACCGTAAAAATACGAGCTACTTTTAGCCAGGAAAAATGAAATAACCATGGAAGAAACGAACAAACCAACGCGCAAATTAACTACCGCATCCGGCAGACCTTATGCTGAACATGAAAATAGTCAGTCTGTAGGCAGAAGAGGCCCTTTATTATTACAAGACTTTGTCTTACATGAAAAAATGGCCCACTTTAACCGGGAACGTATCCCTGAAAGAGTGGTACATGCCAAAGGAACAGGCGCATATGGTACATTGACGATTACCCATGATATATCAAAATATACAAAGGCAAAGATTTTCAATCAAATTGGCAATACCTGTAAAATGTTTTTACGCTTCTCTACTGTAGGTGGCGAAAAAGGAAGTGCTGACTCTGAAAGAGATCCGCGTGGCTTTGCGCTTAAATTTTATACAGAAGACGGTAACTGGGATTTAGTAGGCAACAATACGCCTGTTTTCTTTATCAAAGACCCTAAAAAATTCAGTGACTTCATTCATACACAGAAACGCGAGCCAAGAACTAACTTGAAAAGCCCGACGATGATGTGGGATTTCTGGTCATTGAACCCTGAAAGTCTTCACCAGGTAATGATCCTGATGTCTGACAGAGGTACACCATTCTCTTATCGCCATATGGATGGATTTGGTAGCCATACTTATTCGATGATCAATGCTGACAACGAACGTGTATGGGTTAAATTCCACTTTAAAACTCAACAAGGGATCAAAAACTTTACGGGGCCCGAAGCAGATGCGATGCGTACACAGGATATGGATCACTCGCAACGTGATTTAGTAGAAGCAATCGACAACAAACAATTCCCAAAATGGACGATGAAAATCCAGGTGATGACAGAAGAAGAGGCAAAAACCTTTAGATGGAATCCATTCGATCTTTCTAAAATATGGCCACATGGTGAATTTCCACTAATTGAGGTCGGTGAAATTGAATTGAATCAAATTCCAAGAAACTATTTCGCACATGTGGAACAGGCGGCTTTCGCTCCTTCCAATTTGGTTGATGGAATTGGTTTCTCTCCTGACAAGATGTTACAGGGCCGTATATTATCATATGCAGATGCCCACCGTCACCGTTTAGGTGTAAATTATGAGCAGATCCCTGTAAATGCCTGCCCTTTCATGGTCAATAATTATCACCGTGACGGACAAATGCGTGTAGATGACAACGGAAATGAGGAACCTAACTACTATCCAAATAGCTTTGGTGATGTCATTCCTGATGAAAGTTATAAAGAACCAGCCTGGGAATTAGAATCTAATGTGGCTGACTGGTTTGACAGAAATGAAGGTCCAGGCGATAATGACCATTATACACAGCCAGGCGATTTATACCGCAAAGTAATGAGTGATGCAGATCGCAAAAATTTAATCAGTAATATTGTTGGTGCGATGAGCGGCATTAGCGGCCCTAGAAAGGATCAAATCATTAACCTGCAGCTTTGCCATTGGTTCAGAGCTGATATAGGCTTAGGGATGGCTATTGCAAGCGGATTAGGCATTGACGCTAGTCAAGCTATGCAGCAACAAAAACACCAGGCTTAATTTCAGCCAGACCAAACCTTTAAACAGCAAAAACCGCCTTATAAATCAATATAAGGCGGTTTTTCATTTATAATTTCAGGAAACTAACCGTTTCTTCTTTGCTTTTCTCTTGCAATCAGATCAAGTTCTCTGCTGGTTTGTCCGGCAACCGAAGTATTCTCTTGTGCACGTCTGAATAAATACGGCATAACAGCTTTAACAGGGCCGTAAGGCACATATTTAGCCACGTTATACCCTGAATCAGATAAATTAAAACTCAGGTTATCACTCATCCCTAATAACTGAGCGAAATAAACATGAGGGTGACTATGACTAATTTGATGCGCATCAAGCAACTCTGCCAATACCCTGCAACTTGCTTCATTGTGCGTACCACAAACTACACCGATCTGTTCAACATGGTCTGCGCAATAAGTAATAGCCGCATTATAATCTCTGTCTGTAGTTTCTTTATCTGGCTGGATCGGAGAAGAATAACCTCTTTCGGCCGCTCTTTTACGCTCTTTTTCCATATAAGCACCACGAACAATTTTAGCTCCTAAAATAAAGCCTGCCTCTTTAGCGACCAGGTGGTCAGCTTTTAAATGTGCAAGTTTATCATGACGGTACAATTGATAAGTATTGTAAACAATCAGCTTCTCTTTATTGAATAAGATCATCATATCTAAAGCCAGCGCATCGATCGTATCCTGAATCCAGGTTTCTTCCGCATCAATCATTACAGGTACATTTTTTTCAAATGCTGTTCTGCAGATCCGTTCACAACGATGTTTTACTTTTTCAAATTCAGCTTTTTCTTCAGCAGAAAGCGCAGCCTTAGCATCCAGTTTCTCCAATAAGCCGAAACGTCCGATACCTGTTACCTTAAAAACAGTAATTGGTACGCGTTTATCTCCCGCAGCCCGGTCTATCGTTCTGATAATCTCTGCACAGGTAAAATCAAATACATGCTCCTCTTCTTCTCCTTCTACAGAATAATCTAAGATCGTACCTACTTTCCCATCAGCCAGCAAAGCGATTGTACGCTCACACTCTGCGATAGTCTCCCCACCGCAAAACTGTTTGAAGATAGTAGATTTGATAATCCCCTGAATCGGTAATCCGATGTTTAAAAATAAATTCGTCACAGGCGGGCCCACCTGAGTCAAAAAATTGCTACTCATTATTTTGAATAACCAGTAAGCACTGTTTAGTTCTGATTTTGATTTATTACGAAAAGCTATCTCCGTATTGTCAAAATTTAGTTTTTTCCCTGGGGATACTTGCATTTGGATTGATGTATTAGTCAAACGGACGCAAAAATATAAATTCCGGGACTATCATTTGCAAAACCCTTTATAAATAATTGTAAATTTGCAGTACAATGATAGAATTTAAATTAGAAGGCGAATTTATTCCCCTTATTTCTTTGCTAAAAGCGACCGGACTTGTTCAAAGTGGCGGCGAAGCGCAAACAGTAGTAGAAGATGGCCTGGTGAAGTATAACGGCAATGTAGATTACCGCAAGCGTTTAAAAGTACGTATCGGTGATGTTGTTGATTTTATGGGCAACCAAATTAAAATAGTATAATGAATAAACTGGAAAGTGCTGGTCACAACATATATTTTGATACCAGGTTAGCACCATTGGCAGAAATCATTGAAAACGGAAAGTACAGCAATGTATTTGTTTTCGCAGACCGCAATACAGCTGAACTTTGTTTGCCTGTGTTCAGAGAGATGCTGGATGATTTTAGTGGATTTGATCTGATCGAAACTGATCCGGGAGAAGAGAACAAAAACATTGATTTTTGTATCGGTATCTGGAAAACTTTACTTGATTTTGGCGCAGACCGCAAATGCCTGGTTATTAACCTTGGTGGTGGTGTGATTACGGATATGGGTGGCTTTGTAGCCTCTACGTATAAACGTGGGGTAGATTTCATCAATATCCCTACCACGCTGCTTTCGCAGGTTGACGCTTCTGTGGGCGGGAAAACTGGTATTGACATCGATAATGTAAAGAACATGGTCGGTACTTTCAGTTTACCACAAGCCGTATTTATTGAAGCAGAATTCTTGAAAACAGTACCCCAAAGGGAAATGCTTTCAGGATTTGCGGAAATGATTAAACACGGATTAATTGCAGATCAGGAATACTATTATCAATTAAAAGCAGCTGACTATAAAAATATAACAACTGCAGCTATACACCGTTCGGTAGAGATTAAAAATGAGGTCGTAACCGCTGATCCGCAGGAAAAGGGCTTACGCAAGATCTTAAACTTTGGTCATACCATTGGTCATGCTGTGGAAAGTTATTCGTTAAGCAAAGATAAAAAGCCACTTACCCATGGAGAAGCAATTGCTATCGGCATGATCTGTGAAGCCTATCTTTCTCATAAAAACAGTACGCTGACTGCAGAAGAACTGGAAGAAATCCGTCAGTATATCTCCAAAGTTTATCCTGCTTATAAAATTAAAGAAAAATCGTTCGCCCAACTTTCTGTATTCATGCAGAGTGATAAGAAAAATGAACATGGTAATGTACTGTTTTCATTATTGCAAAGCATTGGAAAATGTACTTACAACTGTAGAGTTTCAGAAAGCGACATCGTCGAAAGTTTGGAATATTACAATTTAACTTATGCTAAATGATCCTAGAAATATAACGCTTTCCCTGTTGTTCGGCTTACTGATTGTCATTTCTATAGTGGAAATGTACATCAGTTACATGCACGACAGGAAGTTATATGCCAAAAGAGATACGTTGACAAACGTATACCTGATGGGCCTGGCTTTTTTAATCAATATATCGACTAAAACTGCCACGTTCTTTTTATTAAATTACTGTTATCAGTTCCGCCTGTTCGAAATCAAAAATATTTTTGTTTACTGGATAGTGCTGGTACTTGCACAAGACCTGTTGTATTGGGTATTACATACCTCAGGTCATTATATCAGATTTTTCTGGGCGATGCATGTGACACATCACTCGTCTGCCCTATTTAACCTGACTACAGGGTTCCGGTCCACCGTTTTTGAACCATTGTACCGGGTGTTCTTTTATTTGCCACTTGCATTTATGGGTTTCTCAGCAATAGATATCCTTTTTGCCTACCTGGTTACGCAGTTGTATGGAAATGCAGTCCATACACAGGCAGTCGGAAAATTACATCCGATTTTAGAATACTTCCTGGTTACGCCGTCTCACCACCGTGTACATCATGCCAGTAATATCCGCTATCTGGATAAAAACATGGGCATGGTCTTGATTATCTGGGACAGGATGTTCGGAACCTTCCAGGAAGAACTTCCTGAAGATAAAGTTGTCTATGGTTTGACACACCAGCCAGAGGATACGGGCCCGGTTAATATCGTTTTTCATGAGTTTAAAGCTATGACAGCAGATGTGAAACACGCCCCGGGATTTAAAAATAAACTCAGGTATATGTTTTATCCTCCGGGATGGAGCCATGACGGAAGTACACAAGTCGCGAAAGTGATGCAACAAGAATTAAAAGAGGCTGAAGAACGCGAAAAGCTGATTAAAGCTTAAGACTAGCTAACGCTGGTCATAAAAAATAAGGCCGCTGTAAATCAAATTACAGCGGCCTTATTTTTTATTAATTGTCCAATATTTATACAGTTTGACCAGGCAATCCTGTATATTTTTCCAGAGGCTATCAACAGATATTTATGGATTAAAAAAAAGTTCGCATTAATAATTATTATATAACGCCTTAATCAACACTTAATCGATATTTACAACATTATTTTTCAGAATTACGCAACAAAACGACTTATCTAACTGATAAATAGATCATTATTGGCTTTATATTTGTAGATTAGAGTTCAGGAGTAAAAAACATTCTCTGAATTATTTAACAATTAATCTTAAAATTATGGCTTTCAAAGCACAATTAACATCCATACCAGCAGATTGACTGGTCTTGTTTTCCGGTTCTTACCAAACAATTAATTGGTCAGCATCAATAGCATTTGCTAGGGATGAAGTTAGCGTATTCAGCCAGCAACCCCATTAATACTTGCAGGCTATTAACAACCAAAAAACATGGATGATCAAACAAAGAAAAATCGCGTTATCAAATACCCATGCATAAAAATGCTTGCGGTTATTTTAATTGCAGGCCAGAGCCTGGCCTGTAAACAGCCTAAATCTGAAAATATAAAAGACAGTCAACTGACGACAGTTGTTAAACTGCCGGTCAATGATCAGGTAATTATCTACATAGATAGTATTGCCAGTAAATTTGACAATCAAAAATTCAATGCTGAACAGCTAAAGCTACTTACTGATAGTTTTTCAAGCTATTTTCCAGTAGGAATTTATAAAGATGATCATTCAGTACCAGACAGTAGCATAGCTGCCGATATCAATATAAGTTCTGCTGTTGATCAGTATGATTTCGTCAATCTTTCTATACCAGAAAATATAGGCACAAAACTTTCCTTTAAACAACTGACTGCACATTTTGGCCCGGTAACACCAAGAGATACGATGTTCCCTGCTCCAAAAATGCCTTTTCCGCTTATTATTGAACTAAAAAACCATTTCCCTAATCAAAAAAGCCATGTATTTCTGAATATACAGGCTTCTGATAGCCCGGAATCAATCACTAATCAAATATCATCCATTAAAATAGTCAGATCTAAATAACCGGAGGAATATTTATGGCTTCTTACTCCATTACAAAAATAAATGAATATGATGCGCATGGCGGCCCTTCCAGCGAAAAACCTGGTGGAGATGGCCATGCAAAAACTGCTACCCGCGAAGGCCGTTATGTGATCAATAGTATTGGTAAACACGTAAGTTATGGCAAGTATGCGTATTGGTCAGGTGTAGCATGGGGTACAGAAATGCGTTTGGACGGGGACATTACCATGGTCAAAAATGGAGGTGCCTGGGTTAGATTAACAGACGTTAATGCACAATGGGGCAAATACAAAACCCAGCAAAAACAGGTGACCGAATACATCAGGCAGCAATACACAGCAATTTCTAACAGTAAAGCCTTTCCAAACCGCTGGATTTTTAATGATTTTGGCCATACCTCGGTTAAATATTTCAAAGACAACAATCACAATTGGAAACTGGACGGCAAAGAACAGGTCCTTGGCGATTTTATTCATACTACCCCACCCGATGAATACCTGACCAGTATCAATAAGGGCTCACAAATAAAACTGTCAGAATCTCATGGCTGTATCCATGTCAAACCACTTGATATTGATACGATGATTGGCAATGGTTATCTGAAAAAAGGAAACACCATTGAAGTGCATAGTTATACAGAACGAATGATCCCGGTTAGTTTAACAAGGAGCATTGCAAGACCACCTTTTGAAGTGCATTTTTATCCTGGCTTATTCAAAATCGCGATTTACCGGGTGAGTATAAAGAAATAAAATATCTATAAAGCATTTACAAAACGACTACCATGGAGAATAAAGTAAAAGTAGAAATCAATATTGAAGGTACACCTATACCGACCTTTTCGAGTTTCAATTTATATCAGAAGTTCAATGAGCATCACACGTTCGAACTTCGCTTTAATCAGGATCAGATTGAATTGCCAGGATCAGTTTCGCTGAACCGTTCCAAAGATTTTATAGGTAAAAATATAGCGATAGAGTTTGGCACTATACCAGGTAAAGGAAATCGTTTTTCGGGGATTATTACCAAAGTTGAAATTGCGCAGTCCCATGGTTTAATGGGCGATATCGTTCTTTCAGGATTTAGTCCGACTATCTTAATTGACCGTGGCCCTGATCTGGGATCTTACCTGAATAAAGACCTTAAATCAATCATTGACCAGGCGACAAAAGAAGTCCCTGTCAATGACCTGAATATGAAGGTAAAGCCGAGCCGCACCTCACCTATTGATTATTTAATTCAATACCGGGAAAGTGATTTTGAATTCATCAACAGGCTTGCTGCTCAATATCATGAGTGGTTTTTCTATGAT is a window encoding:
- a CDS encoding sterol desaturase family protein; its protein translation is MLNDPRNITLSLLFGLLIVISIVEMYISYMHDRKLYAKRDTLTNVYLMGLAFLINISTKTATFFLLNYCYQFRLFEIKNIFVYWIVLVLAQDLLYWVLHTSGHYIRFFWAMHVTHHSSALFNLTTGFRSTVFEPLYRVFFYLPLAFMGFSAIDILFAYLVTQLYGNAVHTQAVGKLHPILEYFLVTPSHHRVHHASNIRYLDKNMGMVLIIWDRMFGTFQEELPEDKVVYGLTHQPEDTGPVNIVFHEFKAMTADVKHAPGFKNKLRYMFYPPGWSHDGSTQVAKVMQQELKEAEEREKLIKA
- the aroB gene encoding 3-dehydroquinate synthase, producing MNKLESAGHNIYFDTRLAPLAEIIENGKYSNVFVFADRNTAELCLPVFREMLDDFSGFDLIETDPGEENKNIDFCIGIWKTLLDFGADRKCLVINLGGGVITDMGGFVASTYKRGVDFINIPTTLLSQVDASVGGKTGIDIDNVKNMVGTFSLPQAVFIEAEFLKTVPQREMLSGFAEMIKHGLIADQEYYYQLKAADYKNITTAAIHRSVEIKNEVVTADPQEKGLRKILNFGHTIGHAVESYSLSKDKKPLTHGEAIAIGMICEAYLSHKNSTLTAEELEEIRQYISKVYPAYKIKEKSFAQLSVFMQSDKKNEHGNVLFSLLQSIGKCTYNCRVSESDIVESLEYYNLTYAK
- a CDS encoding RNA-binding S4 domain-containing protein gives rise to the protein MIEFKLEGEFIPLISLLKATGLVQSGGEAQTVVEDGLVKYNGNVDYRKRLKVRIGDVVDFMGNQIKIV